The uncultured Desulfobulbus sp. genome window below encodes:
- a CDS encoding tetratricopeptide repeat protein: MCRKAGQGYLKGIGTTVDREKGKEYLQRVCDQGDQFSCVALGLAYAKEKNFRQSMRYYKDACDTGYADGCLELGFVYERGDGGQYSPVTVEKYYTKACQIGSASACANLGLKPGEKPVAAYPFHERMSFSKGATNL; the protein is encoded by the coding sequence TTGTGTAGAAAGGCCGGTCAGGGGTATCTGAAGGGAATTGGTACGACGGTTGATCGTGAGAAGGGAAAAGAGTACCTGCAGCGGGTTTGTGATCAGGGCGATCAGTTCAGCTGCGTTGCCTTGGGACTCGCCTATGCAAAAGAAAAGAATTTTCGCCAATCGATGCGGTACTATAAAGATGCCTGCGATACGGGCTACGCTGATGGCTGTTTAGAATTGGGCTTTGTCTATGAGCGTGGCGATGGAGGGCAGTATAGCCCTGTCACCGTTGAAAAATACTATACAAAGGCCTGTCAAATTGGTTCTGCTTCTGCCTGTGCAAATTTGGGGCTCAAACCTGGTGAAAAACCAGTTGCTGCGTACCCATTTCACGAACGGATGTCGTTCTCAAAAGGTGCAACAAACCTATGA
- a CDS encoding FISUMP domain-containing protein — MKKIVFTCCILILSGLGSAAADTQKKKNLSPVIYLLLSDSAPDLDCNSDLGGSAYIDSCGICVGGNTGKTASEVSCITSTTGQVWMDRNLGASRVAQSLDDEEAYGDLYQWGRGTDGHEKRDSQATDTLSSTDTPGHGYFIETNAWPMDWRETQNGNLWQGASGINNPCPSGFRLPTYTEWYTELLEWPNRDSQDAFDSALKLVLAGLCHSYQSKPSYMGSVGVYWTSSAGDYFSSYMMIEKGYADMDSAARAQAFSVRCIKD, encoded by the coding sequence ATGAAAAAAATAGTTTTTACTTGCTGTATATTAATTTTATCTGGCCTCGGGAGTGCTGCAGCTGATACACAGAAAAAAAAGAATCTATCTCCGGTTATTTACCTCTTGCTTAGTGACTCCGCCCCAGACCTGGATTGCAACAGTGACTTAGGTGGTTCAGCTTATATCGATAGCTGTGGCATCTGCGTAGGTGGGAATACTGGTAAAACAGCCAGCGAGGTTTCTTGTATAACATCGACGACAGGCCAGGTATGGATGGATCGCAACCTTGGAGCCTCTCGTGTTGCACAAAGTCTAGATGATGAAGAAGCATATGGTGATCTCTATCAATGGGGTCGCGGGACAGATGGGCATGAGAAACGGGATAGCCAAGCCACAGATACTCTGAGTAGTACAGATACACCGGGGCATGGTTATTTTATCGAGACAAACGCCTGGCCCATGGATTGGAGAGAAACGCAAAACGGGAATCTTTGGCAGGGAGCTTCCGGTATTAACAATCCCTGCCCTTCAGGTTTCAGATTGCCCACATATACAGAGTGGTATACCGAATTGTTAGAGTGGCCCAATAGGGACAGCCAGGATGCTTTTGACTCAGCGCTCAAATTGGTATTAGCAGGTTTATGTCATTCATATCAATCAAAGCCCTCTTATATGGGATCGGTGGGTGTTTATTGGACATCGTCAGCGGGGGATTATTTTTCATCGTACATGATGATTGAAAAAGGATACGCGGATATGGACTCCGCGGCTCGTGCCCAGGCCTTCAGTGTCCGTTGTATCAAGGATTGA